A genomic stretch from Lathyrus oleraceus cultivar Zhongwan6 chromosome 2, CAAS_Psat_ZW6_1.0, whole genome shotgun sequence includes:
- the LOC127118004 gene encoding protein ACCELERATED CELL DEATH 6, whose amino-acid sequence MPYDWTMSEPLDEKELEIETEPSEVTHVNEKCCKFDNQINLISEAYHLVYGGPKNLLDESCNLTEIETPMQNSVLHIAAWNGNDEIVTLLIERAPKLLFKLNKNKDSVLHVAARNGRISTIKKLFEGYTNFERHDIKIAWFNYNQNESLEDAYDDKSNMKDLLKFVKLENGEGNTMFHEIMFCDKRNIVGNMIFKVCEEYKTEDCSGKSLSNSCYEYVTDIVNHEKKTVLYLAVENGNTDVVEVILEKCGRNDNTRMGLSPLIAAIMIHNQEILRMIIKNKPTWIHSMDKHDRFPLHYAASIGYLDGVDLLLGLCKCCTIQRDKYGYFPIHLASYGDHVEVVNKLLQYCPDPTEMLDTSHERNILHIAAKHGKYEVVRYILESEIPQHHKLINQKDKNGDTALHLAARSLHPTIVYYLVNQNNKRVDLDLVNKNNETALDIVSSHYELDKSSLRQHLSWTALKSAGAKQSSRKGRPTIESKQRKNDESKDKNLNHVKENQQSEKESKEKEKASEIYKDRLENLTIVSTLIVTTSVAACLAVPGEAEGEAHNLKHAMFQFFIIFITISLFSSISATVILFWATLGLNELVTFTLKIVMPLLGIALISLSLAFMAGLYTVISKLCWLANVFLVMTVIFIIIVVFLYILLFLPSSSTIKLLRYISHYPFVFLASRTKSKNHQDINPWG is encoded by the exons ATGCCGTACGATTGGACTATGAGTGAACCATTGGATGAAAAGGAATTGGAAATTGAAACAGAACCCTCTGAAGTGACTCATGTCAATGAAAAATGTTGCAAATTTGATAATCAAATTAATTTGATTAGTGAAGCATATCACTTGGTATATGGAGGTCCAAAGAATTTGTTAGATGAATCTTGTAATCTAACTGAAATTGAGACCCCTATGCAAAACAGTGTGCTACATATTGCAGCTTGGAATGGCAATGATGAGATTGTTACTCTTTTAATTGAACGTGCTCCAAAACTTTTGTTCAAATTGAACAAAAACAAGGATAGTGTATTACATGTTGCTGCAAGAAATGGACGCATCTCAACCATTAAAAAGCTATTTGAAGGTTATACTAATTTTGAACGGCATGATATAAAAATAGCATGGTTTAATTACAATCAAAATGAAAGTTTGGAAGATGCTTATGATGACAAGTCCAACATGAAGGATCTATTAAAATTTGTGAAACTAGAGAATGGTGAAGGCAACACTATGTTTCATGAGATAATGTTTTGTGACAAGAGAAATATTGTTGGGAATATGATTTTCAAAGTTTGTGAAGAATATAAAACTGAAGATTGCTCTGGGAAATCATTGTCAAATAGTTGTTATGAATATGTGACAGATATTGTTAATCATGAAAAGAAAACAGTACTTTATCTTGCAGTCGAAAATGGAAACACAGATGTTGTTGAAGTAATATTAGAAAAGTGTGGAAGGAATGATAATACGAGAATGGGATTATCACCTTTGATAGCAGCAATAATGATTCATAATCAAG AAATATTGAGGATGATAATAAAAAACAAGCCAACTTGGATCCATTCAATGGATAAACATGATAGGTTTCCTCTTCATTATGCTGCATCTATAGGTTACCTTGACGGTGTTGATTTATTACTTGGATTATGTAAATGTTGCACAATTCAAAGAGATAAATATGGCTATTTTCCAATTCATCTAGCATCTTACGGAGACCATGTGGAAGTAGTAAACAAGTTGTTACAATATTGTCCAGATCCAACAGAGATGCTTGACACTTCACATGAGCGTAATATTCTTCACATTGCAGCAAAGCATGGAAAATATGAGGTAGTACGCTACATATTAGAAAGTGAAATTCCTCAACATCATAAGCTAATAAATCAAAAAGATAAAAATGGAGATACCGCTTTGCATTTGGCCGCAAGATCATTGCATCCCACAATTGTATACTACTTAGTTAACCAAAATAACAAAAGGGTGGATCTTGATTTGGTTAACAAAAACAATGAAACGGCTCTTGACATTGTTAGTTCACATTACGAGCTTGATAAATCATCTTTGAGACAG CATCTTTCATGGACCGCACTCAAATCTGCGGgagcaaagcaaagttcaaggAAAGGTAGACCCACTATTGAATCTAAACAAAGAAAGAATGATGAAAGTAAAGACAAAAACTTAAACCATGTTAAAGAAAACCAACAAAGTGAGAAAGAGagtaaagaaaaagaaaaagcttCAGAAATATATAAGGACAGATTAGAAAACCTCACAATTGTTTCAACCCTTATAGTCACAACATCAGTAGCAGCATGTTTAGCCGTTCCAGGTGAAGCAGAAGGAGAAGCGCATAACTTAAAACATGCAATGTTTCAGTTTTTTATCATCTTCATCACAATATCATTGTTCAGTTCTATTAGTGCTACAGTCATACTCTTTTGGGCAACACTTGGATTAAATGAATTGGTGACTTTCACTCTCAAGATTGTGATGCCACTTCTTGGAATCGCTCTCATTTCATTATCTTTGGCTTTCATGGCTGGTCTATACACTGTCATCAGTAAACTTTGTTGGTTGGCCAATGTGTTTTTGGTTATGACAGTGATATTTATTATCATTGTCGTTTTTCTATACATACTCCTTTTCCTTCCATCATCATCAACTATAAAGCTTTTGCGATACATTTCACACTACCCTTTTGTTTTTTTAGCCTCGCGTACTAAGAGTAAAAATCATCAAGACATTAATCCTTGGGGGTAG